In Cotesia glomerata isolate CgM1 linkage group LG3, MPM_Cglom_v2.3, whole genome shotgun sequence, one genomic interval encodes:
- the LOC123261461 gene encoding cystatin-like protein translates to MLDQSSDPPKSGGIKKVSVDSPEVKNYAEQGLRKLSSTHGSTNELILTEIISATYQTVAGSLHKIHVKYGESNCPKGQFSEASTLAENSPIKECLISVWSRPWIKENPLEINIKLLED, encoded by the coding sequence atgttagACCAAAGTTCAGATCCCCCAAAGTCTGGTGGAATCAAGAAAGTATCGGTCGATTCGCCAGAGGTGAAAAATTATGCTGAGCAAGGCTTGAGGAAATTGTCGTCTACCCATGGAAGCACTAATGAGCTCATTCTTACGGAAATCATTAGTGCAACTTATCAAACTGTTGCTGGATCATTACACAAAATTCATGTTAAGTACGGAGAAAGTAATTGTCCTAAAGGCCAATTCAGCGAGGCAAGTACTCTAGCGGAGAATAGTCCAATTAAAGAGTGTTTGATCAGCGTCTGGTCAAGACCTTGGATAAAGGAAAATCCCCTTGAGATTAACATTAAATTACTTGAAGATTAA
- the LOC123261287 gene encoding cystatin-POGU1-like — protein MHNQYRIFKIILVCLIFAIIATEAKRSVPGAPQSIPIDSPEIQEYTKKGLKQFSATYEGAKEPVVAEIVSASRQTVAGSLYKIKVRFGESSCPKGQFTETCLLVEESPTKDCEIKIWERPWIQENPLEITIKCE, from the coding sequence atgcATAATCAATATCGAATATTCAAAATCATATTAGTGTGTTTAATATTTGCAATAATTGCAACCGAAGCTAAGCGAAGTGTCCCAGGAGCACCGCAATCAATTCCGATCGATTCTCCCGAAATTCAAGAGTACACAAAAAAAGGGTTGAAACAATTCTCTGCTACTTATGAAGGCGCCAAGGAGCCAGTTGTTGCGGAAATTGTCAGTGCATCTCGTCAAACTGTTGCTGGATCACTTTATAAGATAAAAGTTAGATTTGGAGAGAGTAGTTGTCCAAAGGGCCAATTCACTGAGACATGTTTATTAGTGGAAGAGAGTCCAACCAAAGATTGTGAGATTAAAATTTGGGAACGACCTTGGATTCAAGAAAATCCTCTtgaaattactattaaatgtgaataa